Proteins from one Monodelphis domestica isolate mMonDom1 chromosome 6, mMonDom1.pri, whole genome shotgun sequence genomic window:
- the LOC100028036 gene encoding olfactory receptor 508-like, with protein sequence MSGNNCTAVTEFILLGLTDDPNLCVILFIIFLGVYAVTLIGNLTIIILIRKSSQLHTPMYLFLSHLASVDTAYSSSVTPVMLRNFLADKTSIPLGGCVAQMFCGAIFGTTECFLLAVMAYDRYVAICSPLLYSTNMSTKVCSLLLIISYVGGCVTAWIFTGCLLNQSFCGPNEINHFFCDYSPVLELSSYHDDLAEILPAVFAGSVMMTTVLIIIISYIYILFSVLKINSTEGRSKAFSTCTSHLTAVTLFYGTTTFIYLMPKSSYSTDENKVVSVFYIVMIPMLNPLIYSLRNNEVKGALRKLMSQKHLFS encoded by the coding sequence ATGTCTGGCAATAACTGCACTGCTGTGACTGAATTCATTCTTTTGGGGTTAACAGATGATCCAAACCTTTGTGTCATTCTGTTCATAATATTTCTAGGTGTATATGCTGTTACACTCATTGGTAACCTTACCATAATTATCTTGATTAGAAAAAGCTCTCAACTTCACACTCCAATGTACCTTTTTCTAAGCCACTTGGCTTCTGTAGACACTGCATATTCCTCATCTGTCACACCTGTTATGCTCAGAAACTTCCTTGCTGACAAAACCTCAATCCCTCTGGGAGGCTGTGTAGCCCAGATGTTCTGTGGTGCCATCTTTGGGACCACTGAATGTTTTCTGCTGGCTGTGATGGCCTATGATAGGTATGTGGCCATCTGTAGCCCCTTACTCTATTCCACCAACATGTCTACTAAAGTCTGCTCTCTGTTACTCATCATCTCCTATGTAGGTGGATGTGTGACTGCTTGGATCTTTACTGGTTGTTTACTGAATCAGTCCTTCTGTGGACCCAATGAGATCAATCATTTCTTCTGTGATTATTCACCAGTTTTAGAGCTTTCCTCCTACCATGATGATCTTGCTGAAATTCTTCCTGCTGTCTTTGCTGGGTCAGTAATGATGACCACAGTGTTAATTATCAtaatttcctatatatatatcctcttctCTGTCCTGAAGATAAACTCCACTGAGGGGAGATCCAAAGCCTTCTCAACTTGCACCTCCCACCTCACAGCAGTCACTCTATTCTATGGGACCACTACATTCATTTATTTGATGCCAAAGTCCAGCTACTCAACAGATGAGAATAAAGTGGTTTCTGTTTTCTACATTGTAATGATTCCTATGTTGAACCCCCTGATCTATAGTCTAAGGAACAATGAAGTGAAAGGGGCCTTGAGAAAACTGATGAGTCAGAAGCACCTTTTTTCTTGA